The proteins below are encoded in one region of Thermovirga sp.:
- a CDS encoding 30S ribosomal protein S18, whose product VEKLRKYISERGKIVPRRVTGNCAKHQRQLTEAIKRVRYLALLPYSSE is encoded by the coding sequence ATGTGGAAAAACTGAGAAAATATATAAGTGAGCGCGGCAAGATCGTTCCCAGGAGGGTGACGGGAAACTGCGCCAAGCACCAGAGGCAACTCACGGAAGCGATCAAAAGAGTGCGCTACCTCGCGCTCCTTCCGTATAGCTCCGAGTAG